In Microbacterium pumilum, the following proteins share a genomic window:
- a CDS encoding helix-turn-helix domain-containing protein has product MSETSSPSAARTDVVAAALELFESQGFEATSVEQIAQAAGVSRSTFFRQFGGKEDVVFADHEVLLSELRAWLAKGHRDPWVAVCEASERVFRHFVADPEVARRRYRVVRQVPALREREIVMVFRYERLFDEYLRSAVPGLDPLDAVGFAALVAAVHNHVLRQLLRGDRVRRGVLHAALDDVLRRYGVHPDGAGAADDDVVVAVFPRRMPQAEVARRLRDRLD; this is encoded by the coding sequence ATGAGCGAGACCTCCTCCCCGTCCGCCGCGCGCACCGACGTCGTCGCCGCGGCTCTCGAGCTGTTCGAGAGCCAGGGCTTCGAAGCGACGTCGGTCGAGCAGATCGCGCAGGCAGCCGGGGTGTCTCGAAGCACCTTCTTCCGGCAGTTCGGCGGCAAGGAGGACGTCGTCTTCGCCGACCACGAGGTGCTGCTCAGCGAACTGCGCGCGTGGCTGGCCAAGGGCCATCGCGATCCGTGGGTGGCGGTGTGCGAGGCATCCGAGCGGGTCTTCCGCCACTTCGTGGCCGATCCTGAGGTCGCGCGGCGCCGGTACCGTGTGGTCCGCCAGGTGCCCGCGCTTCGCGAGCGCGAGATCGTCATGGTGTTCCGGTACGAGCGACTGTTCGACGAGTACCTCCGCTCCGCCGTTCCGGGGCTCGACCCGCTCGATGCCGTCGGCTTCGCCGCGCTCGTGGCCGCCGTGCACAACCACGTGCTGCGCCAGCTGCTGCGCGGCGATCGGGTGCGCCGCGGCGTCCTCCACGCCGCGCTCGACGATGTGCTCCGCCGCTACGGGGTGCATCCCGACGGCGCCGGCGCGGCCGATGACGACGTGGTGGTCGC
- a CDS encoding PQQ-binding-like beta-propeller repeat protein codes for MTRRSRRRAVAWVAVVGAVVVGSAGLVAASDPRGPELGGAAAAYVPEDGAADWVQIEGQSGPQQRENGVTVAVPVLFELPEIARTAAIAGYTEDELRTARHWTVRTTPADVAGGQSFVTTDLYSVTAAGVRLVMSLGAANSFVFQPGPVVLAPDVRDGASWTSEGEGWWVSAPQPGEETPAVQVSYSGVYSAGAVRDDFLAEHDGQDCLQVDGRLELVEATTPASGEVVFDEAVLWCPARGAVASVTSVGGGAPVRSGPADPAPFDAPVTTVAAYDWPDDWAVHPLTVAHVDPLFGETPLALTPALQPVTLGATLAVPDGNTGSVGLFARDGDVLRRTAILRPGGDVSVLGAAEGVLLAATTQRNIVAYTTDGIRRWVAPIGDVLVAPPIASGTGNVLIAGVDGRVRALDAGTGEEVWATDVSPDALDGLFRADDAAVTVDRAGRVTALSLSDGAVRWSAEEENLDALTTTDDAVFIARDNSLVRRDAATGTLAWSSPTDTGADGVAAVGDAIVVLTWSDVRAYAAGTGAPLWRAAGADRAVTDGDVIVLDGRGPTRVLDAGGRGEADFDIEPEGLGSARFLVGDADGAWVIDSISGTTWIGR; via the coding sequence GTGACGCGGCGCAGTCGGCGTCGGGCCGTCGCGTGGGTCGCGGTCGTGGGCGCAGTGGTCGTCGGCAGCGCCGGTCTGGTCGCCGCGAGCGATCCCCGCGGCCCGGAACTCGGCGGTGCAGCGGCGGCGTATGTGCCCGAAGACGGTGCCGCCGACTGGGTTCAGATCGAGGGACAGAGCGGGCCGCAGCAGCGCGAGAACGGGGTGACCGTCGCGGTGCCGGTGCTGTTCGAACTGCCGGAGATCGCCCGCACGGCGGCGATCGCCGGGTACACCGAGGACGAACTTCGAACGGCACGGCACTGGACCGTCCGAACCACGCCGGCCGACGTCGCCGGCGGGCAGAGCTTCGTCACCACCGACCTCTACTCGGTGACAGCCGCAGGCGTGCGCCTCGTCATGTCTCTCGGGGCGGCGAACTCGTTCGTCTTCCAGCCTGGTCCCGTCGTGCTCGCCCCCGACGTCCGTGACGGCGCCTCGTGGACGAGCGAAGGCGAAGGATGGTGGGTCTCTGCGCCGCAGCCCGGTGAGGAGACACCGGCGGTCCAGGTCAGCTATTCGGGCGTGTACTCGGCAGGCGCGGTGCGTGACGACTTCCTCGCCGAACACGACGGGCAGGACTGCCTGCAGGTGGACGGCAGACTCGAACTGGTCGAGGCGACCACGCCTGCGAGCGGAGAGGTCGTGTTCGACGAGGCCGTGCTCTGGTGCCCGGCACGCGGCGCGGTGGCGAGCGTGACATCCGTCGGTGGCGGCGCGCCGGTGCGGAGCGGTCCCGCTGACCCGGCCCCGTTCGATGCGCCCGTGACGACTGTCGCGGCATACGACTGGCCGGACGACTGGGCTGTACATCCGCTCACGGTCGCGCACGTCGATCCGCTGTTCGGTGAGACACCGCTCGCCCTGACCCCCGCCCTGCAGCCGGTCACGCTCGGAGCCACGCTCGCCGTCCCGGACGGCAACACCGGCAGCGTGGGGCTGTTCGCCCGCGATGGCGACGTGCTCCGGCGAACCGCCATCCTGCGTCCAGGCGGGGACGTCAGCGTGCTCGGCGCCGCCGAAGGCGTGCTGCTCGCCGCGACGACGCAGCGGAACATCGTGGCGTATACGACCGACGGCATACGTCGGTGGGTGGCCCCGATCGGCGACGTCCTCGTGGCACCACCGATCGCTTCGGGTACCGGGAACGTGCTCATCGCAGGGGTCGACGGACGCGTGCGAGCCCTCGATGCGGGCACCGGCGAGGAGGTGTGGGCGACCGACGTGTCTCCTGACGCGCTGGACGGTCTGTTCCGGGCCGATGACGCGGCTGTCACGGTCGACCGAGCGGGTCGCGTGACAGCGCTGTCGCTCAGCGACGGGGCCGTGCGATGGTCCGCGGAAGAGGAGAACCTCGATGCGCTGACCACGACGGACGACGCGGTCTTCATCGCGCGCGACAACTCCCTCGTGAGACGGGATGCCGCGACCGGCACGCTTGCGTGGTCATCGCCCACCGACACCGGAGCCGACGGGGTGGCCGCGGTGGGCGACGCGATCGTCGTGCTCACGTGGTCGGATGTGCGCGCGTACGCCGCGGGCACCGGTGCGCCGCTCTGGCGTGCGGCGGGCGCGGATCGCGCCGTGACGGACGGAGACGTCATCGTGCTCGACGGCAGGGGACCGACGCGTGTGCTCGATGCAGGCGGTCGAGGTGAGGCGGACTTCGACATCGAGCCCGAAGGACTGGGCTCGGCGCGGTTCCTCGTGGGGGATGCCGATGGCGCCTGGGTGATCGACAGCATCTCCGGAACGACGTGGATCGGCCGATGA
- the sucC gene encoding ADP-forming succinate--CoA ligase subunit beta → MDLFEYQARDLFEKYEVPVLAGIVADTPEEVRAAAEKIGGVVVVKAQVKTGGRGKAGGVKVAKTPDEAFEAAKAILGLDIKGHIVKRVMVAQGASIDKEYYFSVLLDRANRAYLSLCSVEGGMEIEELAVERPEALARVAVDPLTGIDKQKAVEIAEAAGFAPELVDKVSDVFVKLYTVYKKEDATLVEVNPLVLTSGGDIIALDGKVTLDENADFRHAGHALLEDKDAADPLEAKAKANDLNYVKLDGQVGVIGNGAGLVMSTLDVVAYAGENHGGVKPANFLDIGGGASAEVMAAGLDVILGDPQVKSVFVNVFGGITACDAVAKGIVGALAELGSSASKPLVVRLDGNKVDEGRAILRDANHPLVTLAETMDEGADKAAELANA, encoded by the coding sequence GTGGATCTATTCGAGTACCAGGCACGCGATCTGTTCGAGAAGTACGAGGTGCCGGTGCTCGCCGGCATCGTCGCGGACACGCCGGAAGAGGTGCGGGCAGCGGCCGAGAAGATCGGCGGCGTGGTCGTCGTCAAGGCGCAGGTCAAGACCGGTGGCCGCGGAAAAGCCGGCGGCGTCAAGGTAGCCAAGACCCCCGACGAGGCTTTCGAGGCCGCCAAGGCGATCCTGGGCCTCGACATCAAGGGTCACATCGTCAAGCGCGTGATGGTCGCCCAGGGCGCGAGCATCGACAAGGAGTACTACTTCTCCGTGCTGCTCGATCGCGCCAACCGCGCGTACCTGTCGCTGTGCAGCGTCGAAGGCGGCATGGAGATCGAGGAGCTCGCGGTGGAGCGGCCCGAAGCCCTCGCGCGCGTCGCTGTCGACCCGCTGACGGGCATCGACAAGCAGAAGGCGGTTGAGATCGCCGAGGCTGCCGGCTTCGCGCCCGAGCTCGTCGACAAGGTCAGCGATGTCTTCGTCAAGCTCTACACGGTCTACAAGAAGGAAGACGCGACGCTGGTCGAGGTCAACCCGCTCGTGCTCACCTCTGGGGGCGACATCATCGCCCTCGACGGCAAGGTGACCCTCGACGAGAACGCGGACTTCCGTCACGCCGGTCACGCGCTGCTCGAAGACAAGGATGCCGCAGACCCGCTCGAGGCCAAGGCCAAGGCGAACGACCTCAACTACGTCAAGCTCGACGGGCAGGTGGGCGTGATCGGCAACGGCGCGGGCCTTGTCATGTCGACGCTCGACGTCGTCGCGTACGCCGGCGAGAACCACGGCGGCGTGAAGCCCGCGAACTTCCTCGACATCGGCGGCGGCGCGTCGGCCGAGGTCATGGCCGCCGGACTCGACGTCATCCTCGGCGACCCGCAGGTCAAGAGCGTGTTCGTCAACGTGTTCGGCGGCATCACGGCGTGCGACGCCGTGGCCAAGGGCATCGTCGGCGCGCTCGCCGAGCTCGGATCGAGCGCGTCCAAGCCGCTCGTCGTCCGACTCGACGGCAACAAGGTGGATGAGGGACGCGCGATCCTGCGAGACGCGAATCACCCGCTCGTCACTCTTGCCGAGACCATGGACGAAGGCGCCGACAAGGCCGCCGAGCTCGCGAACGCATAA
- the sucD gene encoding succinate--CoA ligase subunit alpha — translation MSIFLDKDSKVIVQGITGGEGTKHTALMLKAGTQVVGGVNARKAGTTVLHRAADGSPVELPVYASVAEAIAETGADVSIAFVPPAFTKNAMIEAIDAEIPLLVVITEGVPVGDTAEAWAYAQSKGNTTRIIGPNCPGIITPDESLVGITPANITGKGPIGLVSKSGTLTYQMMYELREIGFSTAIGIGGDPVIGTTHIDALAAFEADPETKAIVMIGEIGGDAEERAADFIKANVTKPVVGYVAGFTAPEGKTMGHAGAIVSGSAGTAQAKKEALEAAGVKVGKTPSETADLMREIIHGL, via the coding sequence ATGTCGATCTTTCTTGACAAGGACTCCAAGGTCATCGTCCAGGGCATCACCGGCGGCGAGGGCACCAAGCACACCGCGCTCATGCTGAAGGCCGGCACGCAGGTCGTCGGCGGCGTCAACGCCCGGAAAGCCGGAACCACCGTGCTGCACCGCGCCGCAGACGGCTCGCCGGTAGAGCTGCCGGTCTACGCCTCGGTCGCCGAGGCCATCGCCGAGACCGGTGCGGACGTGTCGATCGCGTTCGTGCCGCCGGCGTTCACGAAGAACGCGATGATCGAGGCCATCGACGCCGAGATCCCGCTCCTCGTCGTGATCACCGAGGGCGTGCCTGTCGGTGACACCGCGGAGGCATGGGCCTACGCGCAGTCGAAGGGCAACACCACGCGGATCATCGGGCCGAACTGCCCGGGCATCATCACCCCCGACGAGTCGCTCGTGGGCATCACCCCCGCGAACATCACCGGCAAGGGTCCCATCGGCCTCGTGTCGAAGTCGGGCACCCTGACGTACCAGATGATGTACGAGCTGCGTGAGATCGGCTTCTCGACCGCGATCGGCATCGGCGGCGACCCGGTCATCGGCACCACGCACATCGACGCGCTCGCCGCGTTCGAGGCCGACCCCGAGACCAAGGCGATCGTGATGATCGGCGAGATCGGCGGAGACGCCGAAGAGCGCGCCGCCGACTTCATCAAAGCCAACGTCACCAAGCCCGTCGTCGGGTACGTCGCCGGCTTCACTGCGCCGGAGGGCAAGACGATGGGCCACGCCGGCGCCATCGTCTCAGGCTCCGCCGGAACCGCTCAGGCCAAGAAGGAGGCCCTCGAGGCCGCCGGTGTCAAGGTCGGCAAGACGCCGTCCGAGACCGCTGACCTGATGCGCGAGATCATCCACGGCCTGTAG
- a CDS encoding nitroreductase family deazaflavin-dependent oxidoreductase: MPLTGEYKPSTSDGARKQAEAYEASGGAKANLLRGVPIIVLTSVGAKSGGLRKTALMRVEHDGRYVVVASKGGHPDPPSWYWNVRRNPHVELQDGDVKRDYLARELSGDERADWWERAVEVWPDYNAYQAKTDRLIAIFLLEPIGD, translated from the coding sequence ATGCCGCTGACCGGAGAGTACAAGCCGTCGACATCCGACGGGGCCCGCAAGCAGGCCGAAGCGTACGAGGCATCGGGCGGCGCGAAGGCGAATCTGCTGCGCGGCGTGCCGATCATCGTGCTGACGAGCGTGGGGGCGAAGAGCGGCGGACTCCGCAAGACGGCGCTCATGCGCGTCGAGCACGACGGCCGCTATGTCGTGGTGGCGTCGAAGGGCGGGCACCCCGATCCGCCGTCGTGGTACTGGAACGTCCGAAGAAATCCGCACGTCGAACTGCAGGATGGCGACGTGAAGCGCGATTACCTCGCTCGCGAGCTGTCCGGCGACGAGCGCGCCGACTGGTGGGAGCGAGCCGTCGAAGTCTGGCCGGACTACAACGCCTACCAGGCGAAGACCGACCGGCTCATCGCGATCTTCCTGCTCGAGCCGATCGGGGACTGA
- a CDS encoding cell division protein PerM, with protein MHRLIVALLAAVDAAIAVAVGIAATLAPLTLLWVFGLGGGADWGALWPASAAIWQFGNLVPLAVTIPADYIAAAGIDPDAASFTLSLAPLAFASFTVIFAARSGVRASRADAWATGVVASSSVFAILATIVALTSANGVAAVTVWQAVLLPTLVFALPAVVAAVVTEWREAGSGAVSRLRDRVEAAPHGWAEAPGLIARGGAVVVAGLAGLGALLVTVALVLRGGEIVALYEAAHVDVLGAIVITLAQLAYLPTLVVWGIAFVAGPGFAVGEGTSVSPAGTQAGVVPGIPLLGIVPDSTTPWLLLLALGPIALGALAGWIARSRLTGVGAPRDRKPGPADVVAASTDGAADPSRTSALAGLLAASATVVESEPEAAPDPERRGPAAPSDDPIGARVVVALGIAVVSAVGAALLAAVASGSLGPGRLATMGPTPGPVALAVGLEVVLGAAILLLSPMPRGRGRSHAEPSAAATGISTDGVTSERDAGVASVMADAAAEPAASGPFDEDGLQGAPARSLEDLASVEDRRDLEPADMARQEEPPEPEAQARPAEPRAPFTFPTLPRMPDPVRRSSEGRDDEDAPVD; from the coding sequence ATGCATCGCCTCATCGTCGCCCTCCTTGCCGCCGTCGACGCCGCCATCGCGGTGGCGGTCGGCATAGCGGCGACCCTCGCGCCCCTCACCCTGCTGTGGGTCTTCGGGCTGGGCGGCGGCGCAGACTGGGGGGCGCTCTGGCCTGCGAGCGCCGCCATCTGGCAATTCGGAAACCTCGTGCCGCTGGCTGTGACGATTCCCGCCGACTACATCGCTGCCGCCGGCATCGATCCGGATGCGGCATCCTTCACCCTCTCGCTCGCCCCTCTCGCGTTCGCGTCTTTCACAGTGATCTTCGCCGCACGATCAGGGGTCCGTGCCTCGCGTGCCGATGCGTGGGCTACGGGAGTCGTAGCGAGCTCGTCCGTGTTCGCCATCCTCGCCACGATCGTCGCGCTGACCTCGGCGAACGGCGTCGCGGCCGTGACCGTATGGCAGGCCGTCCTGCTGCCCACCCTCGTCTTCGCGCTCCCCGCCGTCGTCGCGGCGGTGGTCACCGAATGGCGCGAAGCGGGTTCGGGAGCCGTGTCGCGGCTGCGAGATCGCGTAGAGGCGGCGCCGCACGGCTGGGCCGAGGCGCCCGGCCTCATCGCCCGAGGCGGGGCCGTCGTCGTGGCGGGTCTCGCGGGACTGGGCGCTCTCCTCGTCACCGTCGCGCTCGTTCTGCGCGGGGGAGAGATCGTCGCGCTCTACGAGGCGGCGCATGTGGATGTGCTCGGCGCGATCGTCATCACCCTCGCGCAGCTCGCCTATCTGCCGACGCTGGTGGTGTGGGGCATCGCCTTCGTCGCGGGACCGGGATTCGCGGTCGGCGAGGGCACATCCGTGTCGCCCGCCGGAACACAGGCGGGGGTCGTGCCCGGCATCCCGCTCCTCGGGATCGTCCCCGACTCGACCACGCCGTGGCTCCTGCTGCTCGCACTGGGACCGATCGCGCTCGGCGCACTGGCCGGCTGGATCGCCCGCTCCCGCCTGACCGGCGTCGGCGCTCCCCGTGATCGGAAGCCGGGGCCGGCGGACGTGGTGGCCGCATCGACGGATGGCGCTGCCGATCCCTCGCGCACATCGGCGCTCGCGGGCCTCCTCGCCGCATCGGCGACGGTCGTCGAATCGGAGCCCGAGGCTGCCCCCGATCCGGAGCGCAGGGGGCCGGCCGCCCCGTCGGATGACCCGATCGGCGCCCGAGTCGTCGTCGCGCTCGGGATCGCGGTGGTGTCGGCCGTCGGCGCCGCCCTGCTCGCGGCTGTGGCATCGGGCTCGCTCGGTCCAGGGAGGCTCGCGACCATGGGGCCCACTCCCGGCCCGGTCGCGCTCGCTGTGGGCCTCGAGGTGGTCCTCGGTGCGGCCATCCTGCTGCTGTCCCCGATGCCGCGCGGCCGCGGTCGGAGCCATGCCGAGCCATCGGCGGCAGCCACCGGAATCTCGACCGACGGTGTCACGTCGGAGCGGGATGCCGGGGTCGCGAGCGTCATGGCGGATGCAGCGGCAGAGCCTGCGGCATCCGGGCCGTTCGATGAAGACGGACTGCAAGGTGCACCCGCACGGTCGCTCGAGGACCTCGCTTCGGTCGAGGATCGGCGCGACCTCGAGCCTGCCGACATGGCCCGGCAGGAGGAGCCGCCAGAGCCCGAAGCGCAGGCCAGACCGGCCGAGCCGCGCGCGCCCTTCACCTTCCCGACCCTCCCGCGAATGCCCGATCCCGTCCGTCGCTCGAGCGAGGGCCGGGACGATGAAGACGCGCCGGTAGACTAG
- the purN gene encoding phosphoribosylglycinamide formyltransferase yields the protein MLTVAVLISGTGSNLRALLDAAADADFPARVVVVGADREADGFAHAEDYGVPTFMVPWGQFDSREEWGAELDAQLAVWRPDLVVLSGLMRLLPAGVVDEWSPRIINTHPAYLPEFPGAHGVRDAIAAGVAQTGASVIIVDNGVDSGPIVAQERVPVLRGDDEHSLHDRIKPVERRLLIDVVRRIATGDLDLAAVAAATGAPS from the coding sequence GTGCTCACGGTCGCCGTCCTCATCTCGGGCACCGGGTCCAATCTGCGGGCTCTGCTCGATGCCGCGGCCGATGCGGATTTCCCGGCGCGCGTCGTCGTCGTCGGCGCCGACCGCGAGGCCGATGGCTTCGCCCACGCCGAGGACTACGGCGTCCCGACCTTCATGGTGCCGTGGGGTCAGTTCGACAGCCGTGAGGAGTGGGGGGCGGAGCTCGACGCGCAGCTCGCGGTGTGGCGACCCGATCTGGTCGTGCTGAGTGGCCTCATGAGGCTGCTGCCGGCCGGCGTGGTCGACGAATGGTCGCCGCGCATCATCAACACCCACCCGGCATACCTGCCCGAATTCCCTGGCGCACATGGTGTTCGGGATGCCATCGCCGCGGGTGTCGCGCAGACCGGCGCCAGCGTCATCATCGTCGACAACGGTGTCGACAGCGGGCCGATCGTCGCGCAGGAGCGCGTCCCCGTCCTTCGAGGCGACGACGAGCACTCGCTTCACGACCGCATCAAACCCGTCGAACGCCGGCTGCTGATCGATGTCGTGCGCCGGATCGCCACCGGCGACCTCGACCTCGCCGCCGTGGCCGCCGCGACCGGCGCCCCATCCTGA
- the purH gene encoding bifunctional phosphoribosylaminoimidazolecarboxamide formyltransferase/IMP cyclohydrolase, whose protein sequence is MAGPSHDPALYRHRDVVPIRRALVSVSDKTDLLRLAEALAGADVEIVSTGSTAATIRDAGFTVTDVAAVTGFPESLGGRVKTLHPGVHAGLLADLRLEDHVQQLAELGIEPFELVVVNLYPFVETVRSGAQGDDVVEQIDIGGPAMVRASAKNFSNVAIVVSPESYPAIIDALQRGGTSLTQRRELAARAFAHTCEYDRAVATWFAEETLGGADLPQHLTIKAERLETLRYGENSHQRAAIYTRVDGHGIAQATQVQGKDMSYNNYVDADAALRAAFDMVKPAVAIIKHANPCGIAVAAPNALDPIASAHLRAHECDPVSAFGGVIAANRTITLKMAENLRDIFTEVIVAPDFEPEALEVFKLKKNLRVLKLPADWRQEPMDVRLVSGGLLLQDADRFPDDIESVARDWHLVSGERPAEDEMTNLVFAWKACRAVKSNAIVLAKGSATVGIGMGQVNRVDSCRLAVERAGDRAAGSVAASDAFFPFADGPQVLIDAGISTIVQPGGSVRDQEVIDAARDAGVTMFFTGERHFFH, encoded by the coding sequence ATGGCCGGCCCGAGCCACGACCCCGCCCTGTATCGTCACCGCGACGTCGTCCCGATCCGTCGTGCGCTGGTGTCGGTGAGCGACAAGACCGACCTGCTGCGCCTCGCTGAGGCGCTGGCGGGGGCGGACGTCGAGATCGTGTCGACGGGATCCACCGCCGCAACGATCCGCGATGCAGGCTTCACGGTGACGGATGTCGCAGCCGTCACGGGCTTCCCGGAGTCGCTCGGCGGTCGCGTCAAGACGCTTCACCCCGGCGTGCACGCGGGGCTGCTCGCGGACCTTCGGCTGGAAGACCACGTGCAGCAGCTCGCCGAGCTCGGGATCGAGCCGTTCGAGCTCGTCGTGGTGAACCTCTACCCGTTCGTCGAGACGGTGCGCTCCGGCGCGCAGGGTGACGACGTGGTCGAGCAGATCGACATCGGCGGGCCCGCGATGGTGCGAGCGTCGGCGAAGAACTTCTCGAACGTCGCGATCGTGGTCTCACCCGAGTCGTATCCGGCGATCATCGATGCCCTGCAGCGCGGCGGCACCTCGCTCACGCAGCGTCGCGAGCTCGCCGCACGCGCGTTCGCGCACACCTGCGAGTACGACCGCGCGGTCGCGACCTGGTTCGCCGAAGAGACGCTCGGCGGCGCCGATCTTCCGCAGCACCTCACCATCAAGGCCGAGCGGCTCGAGACGCTGCGGTACGGCGAGAACTCGCACCAGCGGGCCGCGATCTACACGCGCGTCGACGGGCACGGCATCGCGCAGGCGACGCAGGTGCAGGGCAAGGACATGTCGTACAACAACTACGTCGACGCGGATGCGGCCCTCCGCGCCGCATTCGACATGGTCAAGCCCGCCGTCGCGATCATCAAGCACGCGAACCCGTGCGGCATCGCTGTCGCCGCACCCAACGCGCTCGACCCGATAGCGAGCGCGCACCTGCGCGCACATGAGTGCGACCCCGTGTCGGCATTCGGCGGCGTCATCGCCGCGAACCGCACGATCACGCTGAAGATGGCCGAGAACCTCCGCGACATCTTCACGGAGGTGATCGTCGCTCCCGACTTCGAACCCGAAGCGCTCGAGGTGTTCAAGCTCAAGAAGAATCTGCGCGTGCTCAAGCTTCCGGCCGACTGGCGCCAGGAGCCCATGGACGTTCGCCTCGTATCCGGCGGGCTGCTGCTGCAGGATGCCGACCGATTCCCCGACGACATCGAGTCCGTCGCCCGCGATTGGCACCTCGTCTCGGGCGAGCGTCCCGCCGAAGACGAGATGACGAACCTCGTCTTCGCGTGGAAGGCGTGCCGTGCCGTCAAGTCGAATGCGATCGTCCTGGCCAAGGGCTCGGCAACCGTCGGCATCGGCATGGGCCAGGTCAACCGCGTCGATTCGTGCCGGCTGGCCGTCGAGCGCGCAGGCGACCGCGCGGCCGGTTCGGTCGCGGCATCCGACGCGTTCTTCCCGTTCGCAGACGGACCTCAGGTGCTGATCGACGCCGGAATCTCGACGATCGTCCAGCCCGGCGGATCCGTGCGCGATCAAGAGGTCATCGACGCGGCGAGGGATGCCGGCGTGACCATGTTCTTCACGGGCGAGCGGCACTTCTTCCACTGA